The window GTTATCGGGGACGAGGTAGGCCTTGGCAGTCCAGAAGTTGTCGTCGGGCTTGTCGAGCACCTCGATGTCGTGCAGCATCTTGACCCAATACGTTGCATACCAGCCGGGCACGACAAGCCGCAACGGATAGCCGTTGAGCAGCGGCAGCGGCTCTCCGTTCATCGCATAGGCGACCATCACTTCGCCGTCGAGCGCGTGGTCGATCGCGAGCGACTTCATGAATTTCGGCGTCTGCGGAATCACGCCGGTATCGAGGCCGTTCAAGCGCACCTGCACTGCGTTTGCGCCGACACCGGCATGCGTCAGCAAATCCTTCAGCCGCACGCCCGTCCATCGAGCGTTGCCCATCGCGCCGTTCGCCCATTGACCACCTGGCACGCGCGGACTAAAAAAGCCGCGGGAATTCCCCGAGCATTGATTGACTGCGGCAATTTCGAAGCGCGGGAATTTTTTCACAAGATCGTTCAGCGTCAGGCTGACGGTCCTGTTCACGTGACCCCGGATGTCCAGCCTGAACGCGGCCGGATCCACCGACGTTGGAATGTTCGCAAGGTGCCACCGCACATAGAAGCGGTCGTTTGGCGTAAAGACTCCCTGGTCGAACACCTCGAACGGCGTTTCGATTAACGGCGGCCGCGTTCTTTGCAGTATGACGTTGGACTTCTGCGGAAACGCGGACGTAAGCGGGCGTGCACCATTTTCGAAGGGCAGCATGATGTTATTGCCTGGTGCTGCCCTCCCCGTTATGGGATTCGTCAATGCCGCGAGCCCCAGCGCACCGAGGCCACCGAGCAGCCTGCGGCGCTGCTGGAAGATGTCGCGTTCATCGTTCTTCATGGTCATCCTTCTGTCAGGTGTTGAACATCGGCGCAGGTGGCCGCTGCAGATCCGGATCCTGTGTGCTGCGGTGATGTGCGGTGTCCGTGTCGAACGTGTCAGCAGTAGCGCTGTGCCGGTTAATTGCGCCGGCAGCGAGGCGGGACGAATTGAGCGTCACCGAAAGTGAGCTGGCGATCATCAACGCGGCTGCCATTGCTGGCGACACGACTCCGGATAACGCGAGCGGCACGGCAAGCAAGTTGTAGATGGCTGCGGCAATGAGGTTCTGGCGCATCACGCGCGCCGTGCGCCGTGCGATCGCCAGCGCGGCATTGAGCTGCTCGATGCCGCCCTCGACCAGTACGATCGATGCGGCGGCCACCGACGACGCCGTCGCGTTGGCGACGGCGATGCCGAGATCTGCCGCCGCGAGCGCGGGCGCGTCGTTGAGACCGTCACCGATGAACGCGACCTTCGTTCCCGCTGCCTGCGCAGCGACGATGCGACGGGCCTTCTCTTCCGGCGACTGGCCCGCGTACACGGCGCCGGAGTCAATGCCGACAGCCTCGGCGACGCACAAGCCGACGGCCGGCTCGTCGCCGGTCAGCATTGCGAGCGCCGCGCCAGTCGTCCGCAACGTGGCCAGCGCGCGGCGTGCACCGGCACGCGGCGCGTCCGCGAAATGCAGCGTGCCGCGCCACCGCCCATCGCGCGCGACATGTACCGTCGTATGCGTGGCTGCCGTGTCCGGAACCGGTACGCCGAGCCCGGCGAGAAAGGACGCACTGCCGGCGAGAATGCGAGAGGCGTCCGCGCCGATCCATTCCACCCCCGCCCCGGGCGTTGCGCGGGACGTTCCCGTCGCGCCGTCGACGGTTGCACGGCATGACGGCGGTACCAATGATTCGATGGCCTTTGCGAGCGGATGCTCGCTGCCGCGCTCGGCGATCGCCGCGTCGACGAACAGGTCGACGGTGCTCACGCTGTCGGCACATTGCGACTGGACGAGCCGAGGCGAGCCTTCGGTCAGTGTTCCGGTCTTGTCGAAGCAGAAGAGGGCGATGCGGCCGGCCTTCTCGATCGCCTCGACATCCCGGAACAGCACGCCCGCGCGCGCCGCTCGCCCCGCCCCAGCGGTAAGCGCGAGCGGAACGGCCATACCGAGCGCACAGGGGCAGGTAATGACGAGCACCGCCACGGCGCGTTCGAGCGCGGCGGCGATGGCAATACCCTCGGCTGCGTTCCACAGCAAGGCGAGCGTCGCGACCCCGCAGATGGCTGGCACGAGGTAGCGGGTGAACCGTTCGGCGAGTGCCTGGGTCGCCGTCTTGCGCGCGAGCATCTGCCGCACGCTATGCGCGATCAGATCCACGCGACGCTCGCCCCAGGCGCGCTCGACCAACACCACCAGTTCGCCGTCTCCATTGAGTGCACCGGCTTCGACCAGGTCGCCGGGTTCGACGGTGATGAACGCCGTTTCGCCCGTCAGCAGCGAGCGATCCAGCGACGACACGCCTTGCGTGATGACGCCGTCGAGCGGAACGCGCTCGCCAGGGCACACCCGAACCGCGCTGCCGCGTTCCACCCGCTTGGCAAGGACTTGCGTTTCGGCGCCGGATGCATCGATCACGTGCGCGGTTTCAGGCGGTAATTCGAGCAGGCTGCGTACGGCGTCGGCCGATTGGCTTCGCACGGTCGTTTCGAGCAGCCTGCCGGCCAACAGGAAGACCACGATCATTGCGGCGGAATCGAAATAGACGGTCGACTCGCCCCGTATCAACTGCCATACCGAAAGCAGGCAGGACCCACCGGCCCCGGTTGCGACGAGGACGTCCATGCCCGGCGCTCGAGCGCGCAGCGTGCGCCACGCCGCGCGGAAAAACGGCAGCGCACCGTAGCCGATCACCGGCATGGTGGCGAGCCCTGCAAACAGCGCCAGCCCAAATCGGGCGGCCGGCGAAAGACTGCCCTCGGGCGCAACGTACAGCGCCCATTGCGCCGGCATTACCCACATCGAAAAGAACACGGCAACCACGAGCCGGACCATCAGGTCATGGCGGATTTTCGCGAAATGCGCGCGCCGGTCGTGCCCCGCGCCTTCGGGGATGCACGCGTATCCGAGTTTGGCGGTGCGCTGCAGCAGGAGCTCAAGCGACGTCGCGAGCGGATCCCATTGCAGCGAGGCGGACTCAGCCGCGAAACTGACGCTCGCGGCGAGCACGCCGGGCTGGCGCCGCAGCATGGTTTCCAATGCGTTCGCGCAACTGGTGCACCACATGCCGCGCACATCCAGCAGCGCACTATCTGGAAGGTTGGATTGCATTTTGCGTTTCGTCCGGCTCTACGGCTGCTTCGAGAGTTCGTCGCCGCCTGCCCACGGCGTCGTCCGAGTGCCCAGAGCGGTTCGCTCGCCCTTCACAAGGTCGGCTGTCAGTGCAGCCGACTTGTTGCCGAAGCTCGCGCGAACGTGCGTGGCCACCGCCGCGATTTCCGCGTCGGAAAGGGTCGTGCCAAAGGCGGGCATCGTGCCGTTGAAGGTTGCGCCGGCAACGTCGATCTTGCCGTTGATGCCCAGTAGCAGGATGCGCGAGACGGTCTTCGCGTCGCCGTTCACCCATGCAGAGCCGGCCAGTGGTGGAAACACGCCAGGCAGGCCGGCGCCGTTTGCCTGATGGCAGGACGCACAGCGGCTCGCGAAAATCTGCGCGCCGTCGGCCGCGGCGGGTGCTGCGGCGCTCGTCACGGCGTCGCGGCTGGTGTCTTTGGCGCTGGCGGGCGCGAGGTCCGGATTGAGCAGGAAATAGCTGACGCCCCAGACTGCTAGCGATGCGCCGACGAGCCCAAGAAGCCAGGGCACCGGATTCGCCTGTTCGATGGGTTCCGCATACTCCCGTGTCTGGATCGTGTCGTGCTGCGTGTCGTGTTTCATTTCGTCACTCCGGATTCAGTGGCGGGAACGGGATACGTATGATTGAGTGCAGTCAGGTAAGCGACGAGATCGAGCGCCTCCTGCGTGGCGACGACCTGGCCGCCGGCTGGCGTGAATTGCGGCGGCAGCGTCACGACCTTGTCGTTCGGTCCAGGATGCGCGACCACCTTGAAGAGGAACGGGTACGACGGCATCACGCTTCCAGGCGTCACACTGCGTGGCTGGTACAGGTGAGCGAGATGCCAGTCGACGCTAGGCTGCCGTGCGCCGATGTTGAACAGATCCGGGCCGGTGCGCGACACGCCCAGCAGGTGCGGGTAGTCGTACGCATAGTCGGCCGATACCGACGGGCGGCCCCAGCCGCGCAATGCGTCCGGACCCAGGGTCGCCGCCAGCGGCTGCTGCGAGTGGCAATACACGCAACCCATGTTGACGTATGTGGCGCGGCCGCGCAGTTGTGCGATGGTGTACGGCTTTAGCTGTTCGGGCGGCGATTCGTCCTGCAACTCGCGATACGGCAATGCGACCAGCACGAGCGTGGCGATCGCCAGCATGATCAGCGCGCCGATGACGATGGTGAGAACCCGGTTCATGGTCAGACTCCTGTGGACGGCGCGCCGCCGATAAGCGCCTGGCCGGAGCGGATCGTCCCGCGGTCGAGTAGCATCGCGAAGAAGTGCCATGCGAATACGAGGTGCCCGGCGGTCATCAGCACGCCACCGAACGTTCTGGCTCGCAGGTAAGGCGCGAGCACGTTGACGGAATCCATGAAGGGCCGCGTGGCATCAAGCATTGCGATGCCCTGCAGAACACCGCCGATGCTCAAAAACACGAAGTAGATCGCGAAGCCGATCACAGCCAGCCAGAAATGGAGGGAAATCAACTTCGGATAGGGCCACTCCCGCTCCAGTACGCGTGGCATCACGAAATAGATCGAACCGAACATGATCATCGAGTAAAAGCCGTACAGGCCGAGGTGCGCATGCGCGACCTTGTACTGTGTGAAGTGCACGAGGCGATTGAAGAACGGCACGGCTTCGAGCGAGCCTTGCAGCGAAACGAGTGTGTACAGCGCGGCGCCCAGTACGACGAAGCGCAGCGTGGGCGAATATCGCAGCGTCGCGAAGCGCCCGACCACCGTCATGTGCTGATTGACGCCGACCGCGAGGACGGGGATCAGCATCATCACGCTTTGCACGACCGAAACGCTTTGCAGCCACGCTGGCACGGGGCCGCCGAGCAGATGGTGAATGCCGGCCTGGCTATAGAACATCGCCAGCGCCCAGAAGCCGACCAGCGAGAGGTTGTACGAGTAGATAGGACGGCCGAGCACCTTCGCGATGAAGTAATAGGCCGAAGCAAGACCGAACGGCGTAAGCCACAAGCCAAGCACGTTGTGTGCGAACCACCAGTTGACGATCGCCTGCTCCACGCCGAAATGCACGTATGGCACTTTCGCGACGACATACAGGATCGGAAACCAGAGCAGGGCCGCAGCGATGTACCAGACCGAAACGTACAGGTGGTCCACATTGCGGCGGGATAGCGTCAAAAATAGCGGCACGGCTGACAGTGCGCCGCCGATCGCCAGAAGAATGCCGATCTGCCACGGAATCTCGAGCCACTGCAGGCCGTCCGTCCAGCCCGCGAGTATCGCTACGACACCGGCCGCGACGCCGGCATTCCATAGACCGGCACCCGCGACGGCGTAGTGCTCGCCGACGAGACGGGTCTTCAGCAGCCGCGGCAGCATCCATAACGAGATGCCCAGTCCTGCCATCGATGCCCAGCCATAGATCACCATATTCAAGTGCGCGGTTCTGATGCGGCCGAACGTCAGCCAGGCCGATTGGACCAGAAAATCCGGCGACGTCAGCTTTTGCGAGGCGACCAGGCCGGCGAGCGAGCCAAGCACCAGCCACAGGATCGACGACGCGAGAAACGCGAACGCGGCGGTGCGGCTCGACCTGTCCTGCGCTTCGCGGGCCAGCAAATCAGGCCGCGTGTGCACGGCTCGTTGCGCGTCGCCGTGCGGCGTCGAAGCGTTGCCATTGCTTTCGGCCCTCTGCAGCGCGCTGCGTTGCGTCGACGAAATCGCGGGTTCTTCGACCGTGCCAAGTTCACCGGTTTCGAATATCACTTGTGCCGCCTCGGGGCCGGCCCGCATCAAACCCCGTGTCTGTGCCCATATGAACATGAAGAGCCCGAGCACGGAAATGAGAAACGACAGCGCGAGCAACGCGCCGAGTGTGAGCGTCATGGCTGTAAAGCCCCCATTTGTTCGAAGGAAATCGGTGGCGACATCGGTCACGCTTGTGCGACTCTGGGGAATCCCCGTGACTTATTTCGTCCACCACAATCGCCGTATGCAGACGGTTGTCGATCCCGGCACGTCGGCTGAAAAGCAGTATGGGACTCGCGCTCACATATGTAATATGCATTTTTGCGATGCGATTCATGCTTTATTGATATGCATCCGCGCCGCGGCGGCGCCTGTTCCGCTGGGCATGTCCCATGCACCCGTGGACCTGTCAAGTCGCGTTGCCTGCCAAACAACCAGCAGACGTCACTGTGATGTTTTTTCGAAAACGCATCGGCGCTGGCGTTGCATGACTGCGATGGGTGCGGATGCAGGTATTGACAGAACAGCGCGGCATATCCGTTTGGTATCCGAAGCAACATCTTCACGCTCGGAAGCAGACCTTCGCAAGGCGAGGCGGGGGGCCGACGCGAACGGCCGTTATGGCCGACGACTTTCTGGATCGAGTCTGTACCCGAATGTCCGGTACCTGGGCGTAGCCGACGCTCAAATGTCCGCGCGAAAGCGCGGCCCAACGGCCGTAGATGGCCCAGAGTGTGTCAAAACACCTTTTTGAATTGCTAAAATATCTCGTCCGATAGCGGAGGCGAGCGAGATGAAGCGGTTCGTTCAAGGCGACAATCGTACTCAAACAATCCTTCTTCCTGAATCGCTCGACGACTATGTAGCGGATACCAATCCGGTCCGCGTAGTCGACGTCTTTGTCGATGAGCTGGATCTTCATCAGCTTGGATTTGAGGGCGTCGAACCAGCGCTTACCGGACGACCTGCGTATCACCCGGATGTGATGCTTAAGATCTACTACAAGGGCTTCCCCATTCAGCACAAGTCCGATGGAGTCCCTGGTGTTGCCTGTTGCGTTGCCTGCAATGTTTAAGAAGGTGAAGGACTGCGATACTACAAACGGTCATGTCGGGCCAATCGCCCGGACCCTGATGAAAGACGCACGCGAGGACCTAATTCATCTATCGGGAACGGATACTCCAGTAGATCTTCCAGGTACTCCCCGCGCGGGTCCAACCCACTTCACATCACTGTTGGCAGCGCAAAGTGATCTTCTATCTATTCATGGTTCTGACCGCCGTGGAGAAGGTCCGATTGAAGAATGCGGCAGTGCTGGTCAGGCTTCCACCGGTTCTAGTTGGAAAGCATCACCGTACTTCAAAACCGCCCACGCCATCCGCGCATTCTTGGCGGCAATAGCGACCGCCGCGCGCCAGTATCCACGCCGCTCAACGAGGCTCCTGATCCACCGGCTCAGCCGGTCTTGCTTATCCCGCAGATTTGCCATCACGGCGCGTGCGCCGCTTACCAGTAGCGTACGTACGTAGGCGTCGCCAGCCTTGGTTATGCCTCCGAGCCGGGCTTTGCCACCACTGCTATATTGCGAAGGCGTCAATCCAAGCCATGCAGCTACCTGCCGGCCGTTCCTGAAGTCGAGGGCGGCGCCGAGAGTGGCGAGCAATGCGCTGGCCGTGGTGGGCCCTATCCCGCGCAATTCCATGAGCCTGCGGCTGCGCTCATCCTGGCGCGCAAGCTCACCAATGGCACGATCGTACTCGCCGAGACGCTCTTCCAGCCGATTGATGTGTTCGAGCAGATCTCGAATGCAGCGATTTGCCCAGCCAGGCAAGGCATCATCCATACGGACCGCGATGTTGCTGCGCAACTTTCCCGGGCTCTGCGGCAACACAATGCCGAACTCGGACAGAAGGCCGCGCACACGGTTATAGGTCGCTGTGCGCTCTTCGATAAAACCCTGACGCGTGCGATGCAGGCAAAGGGCCGCCTGTTGGTGTTCGTCCTTAAGGGGCACAAACCGCATGTTAGGCCGCGTGACAGCTTCACAGATGGCAGCCGCGTCAGCGGCATCGTTCTTGCCCCGCTTGCCTGACATCCGGTACGGCGCAACCAGTTTCGACGCCATGAGCTTTACCGTGTGCCCGTGTTGCTGGAACATCCGTGCCCAATGGTGTGCGCCTGAGCAGGCTTCCATACCGATCAGACAAGGCGGAAGTTGTGCGATAAGTGCCGCCAATTGATCGCGCATGACACGTGGCTTGATCAGTACGGCTTTGCCGGCCTTGTCCACACCATGAACGGCAAAGACGTTCTTTGCAAGATCGATTCCTAACGTAGCAAGGGTCATGAACTTCTCCTGATGTCGATGCGGTTAAACGATCGGGACCGAACAATGGTACGCCGATGCTGGTTCGCGGCTTCCGCCGAAACATCGGGATGGGGAAGTCCCTTTCATTCATCTACGGCTACCTGAACCGAATTCAATCCAGTCGACGGCTTGAGCGCGAGGCACAGCGCAACGTCGAATTGATGTGGCTCACGGGTCGTCTGGTGCCCGACTTCAAGACCATTGCGAGGTTCCGCAAAGATAATGGCAAGGCGATCCGCAGCGTCTGTCGCCAGTTCGTTGTGCTGTGCCAACGCCTGAACCTGTTCTCCGAGGCGCTCGTTGCGATAGACGGCAGCAAGTTTAAGGCTGTGAACCATCGCGATCGCAACTTCACGAGCGCGAAACTGGAACGCCGCATGCGGGATATCGAGGCAAGCATTAGCCGTTATCTGGTAGAAATGGACACCGCCGATCGTCAGGAGCCGACGATCGCGAAGGCGAAGACAGAACGGCTGCAAGACAAGATTGCGGCTCTCAAGGAGCAGATGCAAATCCTCAAACAGGTCGAAGTCAAGCTCGACGCGGCACCGGACAAGCAGGTGTCGCTCACGGACCCGGACGCGCGTTCGATGAAGACTCGGGGAACCGGAGTCGTCGGCTACAACGTCCAGGTAGCGGTCGATGCAAAGCACCATTTGATCGTCGCGCACCAGGTCACCAATGATGGAATTGATCGAGACCAACTCACGTCGATGGCCAGGCTGGCGCGTACGGAAATGGGCGTTGATAAACTTACGGCAGTTGCCGATCGCGGTTACTACAAGAGCGAAGAGATACTCGCATGCCACGAGGCCGGCATCACGGTGTTTGTTCCT of the Paraburkholderia aromaticivorans genome contains:
- a CDS encoding cbb3-type cytochrome c oxidase subunit I, yielding MTLTLGALLALSFLISVLGLFMFIWAQTRGLMRAGPEAAQVIFETGELGTVEEPAISSTQRSALQRAESNGNASTPHGDAQRAVHTRPDLLAREAQDRSSRTAAFAFLASSILWLVLGSLAGLVASQKLTSPDFLVQSAWLTFGRIRTAHLNMVIYGWASMAGLGISLWMLPRLLKTRLVGEHYAVAGAGLWNAGVAAGVVAILAGWTDGLQWLEIPWQIGILLAIGGALSAVPLFLTLSRRNVDHLYVSVWYIAAALLWFPILYVVAKVPYVHFGVEQAIVNWWFAHNVLGLWLTPFGLASAYYFIAKVLGRPIYSYNLSLVGFWALAMFYSQAGIHHLLGGPVPAWLQSVSVVQSVMMLIPVLAVGVNQHMTVVGRFATLRYSPTLRFVVLGAALYTLVSLQGSLEAVPFFNRLVHFTQYKVAHAHLGLYGFYSMIMFGSIYFVMPRVLEREWPYPKLISLHFWLAVIGFAIYFVFLSIGGVLQGIAMLDATRPFMDSVNVLAPYLRARTFGGVLMTAGHLVFAWHFFAMLLDRGTIRSGQALIGGAPSTGV
- a CDS encoding cbb3-type cytochrome c oxidase subunit II, giving the protein MNRVLTIVIGALIMLAIATLVLVALPYRELQDESPPEQLKPYTIAQLRGRATYVNMGCVYCHSQQPLAATLGPDALRGWGRPSVSADYAYDYPHLLGVSRTGPDLFNIGARQPSVDWHLAHLYQPRSVTPGSVMPSYPFLFKVVAHPGPNDKVVTLPPQFTPAGGQVVATQEALDLVAYLTALNHTYPVPATESGVTK
- a CDS encoding heavy metal translocating P-type ATPase codes for the protein MQSNLPDSALLDVRGMWCTSCANALETMLRRQPGVLAASVSFAAESASLQWDPLATSLELLLQRTAKLGYACIPEGAGHDRRAHFAKIRHDLMVRLVVAVFFSMWVMPAQWALYVAPEGSLSPAARFGLALFAGLATMPVIGYGALPFFRAAWRTLRARAPGMDVLVATGAGGSCLLSVWQLIRGESTVYFDSAAMIVVFLLAGRLLETTVRSQSADAVRSLLELPPETAHVIDASGAETQVLAKRVERGSAVRVCPGERVPLDGVITQGVSSLDRSLLTGETAFITVEPGDLVEAGALNGDGELVVLVERAWGERRVDLIAHSVRQMLARKTATQALAERFTRYLVPAICGVATLALLWNAAEGIAIAAALERAVAVLVITCPCALGMAVPLALTAGAGRAARAGVLFRDVEAIEKAGRIALFCFDKTGTLTEGSPRLVQSQCADSVSTVDLFVDAAIAERGSEHPLAKAIESLVPPSCRATVDGATGTSRATPGAGVEWIGADASRILAGSASFLAGLGVPVPDTAATHTTVHVARDGRWRGTLHFADAPRAGARRALATLRTTGAALAMLTGDEPAVGLCVAEAVGIDSGAVYAGQSPEEKARRIVAAQAAGTKVAFIGDGLNDAPALAAADLGIAVANATASSVAAASIVLVEGGIEQLNAALAIARRTARVMRQNLIAAAIYNLLAVPLALSGVVSPAMAAALMIASSLSVTLNSSRLAAGAINRHSATADTFDTDTAHHRSTQDPDLQRPPAPMFNT
- a CDS encoding c-type cytochrome: MKHDTQHDTIQTREYAEPIEQANPVPWLLGLVGASLAVWGVSYFLLNPDLAPASAKDTSRDAVTSAAAPAAADGAQIFASRCASCHQANGAGLPGVFPPLAGSAWVNGDAKTVSRILLLGINGKIDVAGATFNGTMPAFGTTLSDAEIAAVATHVRASFGNKSAALTADLVKGERTALGTRTTPWAGGDELSKQP
- a CDS encoding IS110 family transposase, whose product is MTLATLGIDLAKNVFAVHGVDKAGKAVLIKPRVMRDQLAALIAQLPPCLIGMEACSGAHHWARMFQQHGHTVKLMASKLVAPYRMSGKRGKNDAADAAAICEAVTRPNMRFVPLKDEHQQAALCLHRTRQGFIEERTATYNRVRGLLSEFGIVLPQSPGKLRSNIAVRMDDALPGWANRCIRDLLEHINRLEERLGEYDRAIGELARQDERSRRLMELRGIGPTTASALLATLGAALDFRNGRQVAAWLGLTPSQYSSGGKARLGGITKAGDAYVRTLLVSGARAVMANLRDKQDRLSRWIRSLVERRGYWRAAVAIAAKNARMAWAVLKYGDAFQLEPVEA
- a CDS encoding molybdopterin-dependent oxidoreductase; translation: MKNDERDIFQQRRRLLGGLGALGLAALTNPITGRAAPGNNIMLPFENGARPLTSAFPQKSNVILQRTRPPLIETPFEVFDQGVFTPNDRFYVRWHLANIPTSVDPAAFRLDIRGHVNRTVSLTLNDLVKKFPRFEIAAVNQCSGNSRGFFSPRVPGGQWANGAMGNARWTGVRLKDLLTHAGVGANAVQVRLNGLDTGVIPQTPKFMKSLAIDHALDGEVMVAYAMNGEPLPLLNGYPLRLVVPGWYATYWVKMLHDIEVLDKPDDNFWTAKAYLVPDNHFANVHPGDKDFKQVPINTMLPRSFFTNLRSAGTVQRGQPMLVRGIAFGGLNALAKVQFSSDGGRNWTDTAMGRDYGRYSFRQWQTTVSFPQTGSRTLMVRAIDSTGQAQPNTPNWNGAGFMRNVIESVDINVV